From the genome of Streptomyces sp. V2I9:
CCGTCTCATCGGCATCGACCTGGACGTCGACCCGGCGTACGGAAGCGACGCGGCCGGCTCGCTCCGACAGCTGGCCCTCCAGCACCTGTTCACCATCCCGCCGACGGTCACGGTGCTCACCCCGAGCGGCGGCCGCCACCTCTGGCTGACCGGCCCCGCCGACGCGACGGTCCCTAACTCCGCCGGCCGCCTCGCCCCTGGCATCGACATCCGCGGCAGCGGCGGCTACCTGGTCGGCCCCGGCTCGGTCACCGCCCACGGCCACTACCGCCTGGCACCGGGCACCGCCCACCTCACCCCGGCCCCCTGCCCCCGCGCCCTGCTCCGCCTCCTCACCCAGCCCCGGCGCACGGCCGCACCCTCGGCCACCGCGGGCACCCCCCACGCTCCGGGCCGCAGGGGCGAGGGCCTGGTCCAGTTCGTCCTGGCCGCCCACAAGGGCCAGCGCAACACCCGCCTGTTCTGGGCGGCCTGCCGTGCGTACGAGCACGGCTTCGGCGACGCCCTGGCGGACGCCCTCACCGCCGCGGCCGTCCGCACCGGCCTCCCGGAAGACGAGGCGCGCGCCGCGATCGCCTCGGCGGCGAGGCTGACCTCGGGACGGGACGGGGAAGCGAACGGCGCGGCCTGACGACCCGAGACCGGGAGCCGGGGGGCCAGCACCCGGAAGAAATGAGGTGCGGCCGACCCCCACCCTGCGGCGATACTCCGGCATGAGCAGAATCGCGCAGGTCATCGTCCTGGCGACGTACGCGGACGAGGTCATGGAACCCCTGACCCGCCCGGACGCTTCGCGCAGCTGGCAAGGCCACTTCCGGCCCCTGGACCTGTTCGTCGGCGGCTGGGTCATCGAGTTCGACCGGGTGGGCCCGCGCTCCGGACTCCTCGACCACCTCGCATCGCTTCCCTGGCCGAACCCGGAGCGGGTGCAGGTGCTGATCCACGACGAGGAGGACGACTGCTTCGGGCTGTGGATGATCCACGACGGCAGCCTGGTCGAGATACCGCTCCCCCGCACGCAGCGCTACCACGCCCAGTCGCCCCCCGACGAGGAGTTCGCCCCGAGTCCGGGGTACCTGTGGCGAACGGACACGGGCACCGACGTCCCCACGGGCCTCGCACCGGAACGCCGGGACCCGCGTCCGGCCTGGTAGCGCGGGCGGGCGGCGTGCAACGAAGGCGGCCCCCGACCAAAACTGCTGGTCGGGGGCCGTCTTATGGCGGTGGGTGTGGGATTTGAACCCACGGTGACATCGCTGCCACGACGGTTTTCAAGACCGTTCCCTTAGGCCGCTCGGGCAACCCACCCCGCGTCGGCGGGTCCGTCGCTGTGCAAGCCGATGGGCCGTCAGGCCCGTGTGGGGCCGGTTCGACGCGTGGGACAGCCTAGCCGGTCAGCTGTCGCCCTCGCGCTGGCCCAGGGTGACTTCGGCCGTGGCCTCCTTGCCGTCGCGCTCGTACGTCAGGGTCACCTTCTCGCCCGGCTTGCGGGTCCAGATCTCGCCGATCAGGGTCGGGCCGCTGTCGATCACCGTGTCGTTGAACTTGGTGATCACGTCTCCCCCCTTGAGCCCCGCCTTGGCCGCCGGGCCGTTCGGGGTGACGGCGGGGGTGCCACCCGCGCCCTCGGTGGAGATGGCAGCGCCGCCCGTCTTCTCCTCCATCGAGACCGTCGCGCCGATCACCGGGTAGACCGGCTTGCCGGTCTTGATCAGCTGCTCGGCGACGTTCTTCGCCTGGTTGACCGGGATGGCGAAGCCGAGGCCGATCGAACCCGCCTGGGACTGGCCGAGGCCGCCGCCGGTCGACTGGATCGCGGAGTTGATGCCGATGACCGCGCCCGTCGCGTCCAGCAGCGGGCCGCCGGAGTTGCCCGGGTTGATCGAGGCGTCGGTCTGCAGGGCGCTCATGTACGAGTTCTTGTTGCTGGAACCGTCCCCGGACGCCACCGGGCGGTTCTTCGCGCTGATGATGCCCGTGGTGACCGTGTTGGAGAGGCCGAAGGGCGCGCCGATCGCAATGGTGGAGTCGCCGACCGCGACACCCTCCGAGTTGCCCAGCGGAAGGGGCGTCAGGCCCGCCGGCGGGCTCTTGAGCTTCAGGACGGCCACGTCGTAGCCCTGGGCCCGGCCCACCACCTCGGCCGCGTACTTCTTGCCGTCCGAGAAGGTCGCCGACAGTTCGCCGGACTCCGCGGCGGAGGCCACCACGTGGTTGTTGGTGAGGATGTGGCCTTCCTTGTCGTACACGAAGCCGGTGCCCGTGCCGCCCTCGCCGTCGCCGCCCTGCGCGTCGATGGTGACCACGCTGGGGAGCGCCTTCGCCGCGACTCCGGCCACCGTGCCCGCCGGTCGCTTCAGGTCCTTCGGGGTGTCCGACGCCGCGACCGTGGTCGAGCTGCCGGACGAGCCGCTGCCGTTGCGGTCGGCCGCCCAGAAGCCGAGGGCTCCGCCGATACCGCCCGCGACGAGCGCCGCCACGGCGACGGCCGCCACGAGACCGCCCGCGCGGCTCCTGCCGCTCCTGTGGTCCGGGGATTCGAGGCCGGGCGGCACCGGAGCGCCCCAGACCGGGCCGTGGCCACCGCCGTTGCCGACGCCACCGGACGCGTGCGCCGCGTTCCCGCCGGCGTACGACGGCACGGCGGGCGGCGGCGGAGGCCAGGAGGCGGCGCCCGCGGGGAGGTCGGGCGCCGCTCCGTACGGGGAGCCGTGGGACGGCTGGGGCGGCGTCGGGTGGGCGCCCTGGGCGTACGCGGGCGTGGGGGCCGAAGGGCCTTGCGCCGGAGCGCCCTGGTGCGTGGGGTCGTGGCGCGGCGCTTCGGCGTACGCCGGGGCCGCCGGTGCCGGAGTTCCCGCGCCGGGGGCGGGCGGGGCGGAGTCCGGTGCGCCGGTGTCGTGCACGGGAAGGCGCGCGGTGTCGTGCGCCGTCGCGGGAGGTTCGGGTGCGGCGTCCCGGACCGGGTCTGTCGGCGGCGTGGGCCCATCGGCCGCCGGGCCGGAAGCATCGGCCCGCCCGGCGGAGTCGGCCGGTCCGGAGGAGTCGGCCCGCACGGGAGCGTCGGCCGGCACGGGAGGTGCGGACGGAACGGACGGCACGTTCGGTGCCGCGTTGCCCTCGTTGCCCTCGTTCTCGGTGCTCACAGCTCTCTACTCCTCGGTTCCACTCGGCATCCAGTCGGCGTTCGGCAAGAAATCCGCTGTGCACGTGTCTGCGGTCAGCTTTTCCCACAACACGTCGGGCCACTGTAAGCAGGACCTGTGCATCCGCACACCAATCTTTACATCAGACAAAACAGACCTCCAGGGTGACATGTGCTCAGCAGGTTCCGCAGCGGTGACACCATGACGCGGGTGACCCACGCACGGCAGCGCAGCGCGCGCACCTCCATCCAGGTCATCGCCCACCGCGGTGCCTCCGACGACGCCCCCGAGCACACCCTGGCCGCCTACAGGAAGGCGATCGAGGACGGTGCCGACGCGCTGGAATGCGATGTCCGGCTCACCGCCGACGGCCATCTCGTCTGCGTCCACGACCGACGGGTGAACCGTACGTCCAACGGGCGCGGCGCCGTCTCGGCCTTGGAGCTCGCCGACCTCGCCGCCCTCGACTTCGGTTCCTGGAAGGACCGGGAGGAGTCGCCCGACTGGGATCCCGTACCGGGCGAGCTCACCTCCGTACTCACCCTGGAACGGCTCCTGGAGCTGGTCACCGAGGTACGGGCGACCGGGCGGCCCCTGCAGCTGGCCATCGAGACGAAGCACCCCACCCGCTGGGCCGGGCAGGTCGAGGAGCGGCTCCTGCGGCTGCTGAAGCGGTTCGGGCTGGACGCCCCGGCAGCCGACGAGCCCTCGCCCATCCGCGTCATGAGCTTCTCCGCCCGCTCCCTCCACCGCGTCCAGGCGGCCGCTCCCACCCTGCCCACGGTCTACCTGATGCAGTTCGTCTCGCCCCGGATGCGCGACGGGCGGCTGCCCGCCGGATCGCGGATCGCGGGGCCGGGCATGCGCATCGTGCGCAGCCACCCCGGCTACATCGAGCGGCTGCACCGTGCGGGCCACCGGGTGCACGTGTGGACCGTGAACGAACCGGCCGACGTCGACCTGTGCGCCGACCTCGGTGTCGAGGCGATCATCACCAACCGCCCTAAGCAGGTTCTGTCCCAACTGGGTCGTGTTTAGTACGCGTCCCGGTACCCGAATCGCCCCTCACACGCCCGACCCCGGCCGTTACGGGTTGTGCCCCGGCGCATTCACCGTGCGCTCATCCGTCACGAGTGCGTCACCGTCAACGGATTGGCCGGTTTCCGATCCAGCTCAGTGGGGCATCCAACCCGTGGCGTGGGGAAAAGGAGGTCTCGGGGGTGGCGTTGGTGGTGGCACAAGAGGTGCCCGCGTCGTCGAGCATGGCCATTCCTCATGGTCCTGCCGGCGTGGGGCAGGCACGACACCGGATGCGTGAACAGTTGCGCGGCAACGGGGTGTCGGACACGGTCGTCGACGACGCTGTTCTGATCCTTTCCGAACTTCTCAGCAACGCCTGCCGGCACGGCAGACCTCTGGGGCGGCACGCCGAGGTCGGTGACGGGGACATCCGCGCCGCCTGGCGGATGGACCCCGCCGGCGCGCTCACCGTGGAGGTCACGGACGGCGGCGGCCCGACCCGCCCGGCTCCGTCCACCCCGTCGGTGACGGCGCGCGGCGGCCGGGGACTCAACATCATCAGCGCCCTGGCCCAGGAGTGGGGCGTGCGGGACGACGCGCCGGGCGAGGTCACCGTCTGGGCCCTGGTCGCCTCGGAGAAACCGCCCGGGGACGGCTGCGGGAGCTCCGTCGCCACCGGCACCGACACCGGCGCGAAGGGGCTCCGCGCCAACGGCACCGGTAGGCGCGGCGTCGGCGAGCACCGCACCGGGGGGCTCACCGGTTTCGAGGGCCTGGACTTCTCCGACGCCTTCGACGACGCGAGTTGAGCCTGCGCCGCCCCGCACCGACCGGACGGCGCGCCACCAGCCCGCACGGCCCCGCACGACCGGACGGCGCGCCACCGGCCTGGGCCGCCCCGCACGATCGCGCGGTGTCACCCGTCGTGCGCTGTCCCGCACGATCGGACGGTGGCGCCGGGCCCGAGCCACCCCCGTACCGACCGCTTCGACGGCACGGTCGCCCGCGTGTTGACGGCCGGACGGCGCGGCCCGAAGGCGTACGGGGGCGGAGCGAGGCTCGCCGGGCGGCTAGGCTCGCGCCGAGTCCGCACTGTCGCAATCGGGAGAACGCCCACCATGGCCAAGAAGCGCCCTCAGTCCAAGGCCGGGAAGCCGCAGCTCAAGGACGGTGAGATCCCGGTCGTCGGGGCCCGCGAGCCCTGCCCGTGCGGATCGGGCCGCCGTTACAAGGCGTGTCACGGGCGCGCCGCCGCCCAGGCCGTGACCGAGCTCGTCCACCGCCCGTTCGAGGGTCTCGCGGGTGAGTGCGACTGGGTCGCGCTGCGCGAGCTGGTGCCCGCCGCCACGGTCGGGCTGACGCTCAAGGACGGGCTGCCCGAGGGGGTTCCGTCGGTGACGCTCGCGACGGTCCTGCCGATGGCCTGGCCCGCGCTGCGCCGCGACGACGGCTCCGTCCTGCTCGCCCTGCAGAACGACACCTCCTCCGGCGACCTCAGCCGCGACCTCGCGGACACCCTGCAGCGCGCCCTGGAGGCCGAGCCCGGATCCCCGGTCGCCGCCCGCCGCGTTCCCGCCGACGGTCCGCGTCTCCAGGACCTCCTCGCGCCGGACGCCGCCTTCGAGCCGGACGTGCACACCGGGTTCGAGTTCTGGGTACCGGACGCGGAGAACGCCGCGCCGGAGGTGGCAGCCTCCCTGGAGCGCGCGAACGCCGCCGCGATCCCGACGACGCGGCTGTCCGGCGTCGACGCCGCGTACTGGTGCGAGACCCCGGAGAAGAACCACCTGCGCTGGGTCATGCCGCACCCCGAGGAGCAGCTCCTCGACGCGCTCGCCCGGCTGCACGCCGCGGGCACCTCCTCGCTCGGCGACGACACCCGCCTGGTCGGGTCGTTCCGGGCGCACGGGCTCGTGGTCCCCGTCTGGGACCTGCCGAGCTCGATGGGGGCCGAGGCGTGCGAGAAGCCCGCCGTCGAGTTCGCCGAGCGACTGGCGACCGCCCTCGCGTCCGACGCCCCGCTCACCGCCGAGGAGCGCCGCGCCCGCGGCGGCCTCACCAACCGCCAGGTGACCCTCAGCTGAGGAGGCCGACCGGACACCGCAGGCGGTGACCCGCGTCACAACTCGCCGTACCCGCAAGTAAATCGGCGTCCTTACAAGCGAGATCGAATTTGCGAACAGCAGATCTCTTGTTACGGTTCTAAAAGCCCGGTCGCTGGTGCATCCCCCGTCGCCAGCGATCGGGCGTCTTCCTTCTCCGGCTGCGAACCGCCCCCGTGACATCTCCGGGCGCGGAGGCCGCGACCTCCGGACGCCCCCTCAGAAACCTTTGCCCGAAAGCTTTCTGGCGGCCCGCCGGTTCCCGATCAGCCGGTCGCGTCAGTACGCGAGCCGGCTGCCCCCGCCCGGAGCGCCTGTACTCGCCTCGACCAGGGCGTCCAGCACCGCTTCCACGTCCGGCAGCCAGGGGGCCGCGGGCACCGCACTCTTCGTCCGGCTCCGGCGCACCGGACCTACGGCGGCGGAGGCCGTGGGCGGTGCGGGGGGCCGTTCCCAGCGGACCTGGCCCGCGCCGGTCCGGGACGGCGGCAGGACGAGATAGCCGCCTTCGCCGTGGAACCGGAGCGAACTGGGCACCCAGTCCTTCGCGTACAGCAGTTCGCCGAGCCGTTCCAGGGTGTACGGGGCCACCAGCAGCGACCATCGCGTGGGCGTCGCCACGATCGGGCCGAGGCGCATGCCGAGGGCGTCGAGGACGCTCAGCGCTCCGGCTCCGGCCACGGCGGGCAGGCTCACCGCGCAGGGCGCGCGACCGCCGGTAGCCAGCAGGACGGGGGCGGTGGGGCGGTTGGTCCACCACCAGCGCACCATGCGCTCGTCCGTGGTGGCCGCCAGCAGGCCGGGGTCGAAGGGGTGTGCGCCCGGTACGGCGCAGTCGGGTTCGGGGCAGGCACAGCCGAGGCCGTCGCTCCCGCCGCGTGGAACGGCGCGGGCCGTTCCCACTCCGGGCAGGACGGGCCATTGCCATACGGTGGCGCAGGTCAGGGCCGCGTCGAGCCGGGCGGCCCCCTCCTTGCGCCGGAGCCTGCGCCGCCTTCCGAGGATCTCGCGCATGAGCGCTCGTTCCTTTCCGTTGAACGCCGAGTCCACATGGCACCACGCGCCGGTGACACCATGTGCGTATCTCTTCGCTGTGCGTATGTGCTCATCAGTTCCGCGGTACAGGTGTGCCGTCTTACCGGGGGTGAGCCGAGCCGGGTGGAGCGGGGGCAGAGCCACCGCACGGGACGAATCGAGTGCGGAGTCGAACCGGACGAGGACGGACGGGCTGAGCGGAGCCGAACCGGGCAGGGCCGAACCGGCCGAGCGGAGTCGTGCTGCTCGGGCGACGTCGTGCGGGTCGAACGTGCGGGTCGAGCCGGGCCGACGATCACCGGGCGAGGGTGGTCCGGGCCTCGCCTGCCGTCCCTGGTGCGAACCCCGCCGTCCGGCGCGGGGCATCGCCGTCACGGGTGAGGACGCCTGAACCCGCCGCCGGGTTCCTGGTCGAACACCACCGCACCCGAGCGACACCGTTTACGTACCCAGCATCCCCGGAATGACGCTCCTCCGGCGAGGTGCGCCCCGGAGGTACCCGGTTGAACAGCCCCAGTCGATCGTAATTGGCGTTCACAGGGTGCACTTTTCAGCCAAGTTGACCGACACTGGGAGGGCGCGAATCGCCCGGTTCCCTGAACGGACAATGCTGGACATCGGGTTACTTGTGCGTGTACATGTGGATACATTGATAGTGGCGCAGAATCACATGGGGGTTTGCGATGCTATTCGACGAATCAAGCTGGTCGGAAAGCTGGCTGCCATGAGCGC
Proteins encoded in this window:
- a CDS encoding glycerophosphodiester phosphodiesterase; its protein translation is MTRVTHARQRSARTSIQVIAHRGASDDAPEHTLAAYRKAIEDGADALECDVRLTADGHLVCVHDRRVNRTSNGRGAVSALELADLAALDFGSWKDREESPDWDPVPGELTSVLTLERLLELVTEVRATGRPLQLAIETKHPTRWAGQVEERLLRLLKRFGLDAPAADEPSPIRVMSFSARSLHRVQAAAPTLPTVYLMQFVSPRMRDGRLPAGSRIAGPGMRIVRSHPGYIERLHRAGHRVHVWTVNEPADVDLCADLGVEAIITNRPKQVLSQLGRV
- a CDS encoding bifunctional DNA primase/polymerase, which produces MREILGRRRRLRRKEGAARLDAALTCATVWQWPVLPGVGTARAVPRGGSDGLGCACPEPDCAVPGAHPFDPGLLAATTDERMVRWWWTNRPTAPVLLATGGRAPCAVSLPAVAGAGALSVLDALGMRLGPIVATPTRWSLLVAPYTLERLGELLYAKDWVPSSLRFHGEGGYLVLPPSRTGAGQVRWERPPAPPTASAAVGPVRRSRTKSAVPAAPWLPDVEAVLDALVEASTGAPGGGSRLAY
- a CDS encoding DUF5926 family protein; amino-acid sequence: MAKKRPQSKAGKPQLKDGEIPVVGAREPCPCGSGRRYKACHGRAAAQAVTELVHRPFEGLAGECDWVALRELVPAATVGLTLKDGLPEGVPSVTLATVLPMAWPALRRDDGSVLLALQNDTSSGDLSRDLADTLQRALEAEPGSPVAARRVPADGPRLQDLLAPDAAFEPDVHTGFEFWVPDAENAAPEVAASLERANAAAIPTTRLSGVDAAYWCETPEKNHLRWVMPHPEEQLLDALARLHAAGTSSLGDDTRLVGSFRAHGLVVPVWDLPSSMGAEACEKPAVEFAERLATALASDAPLTAEERRARGGLTNRQVTLS
- a CDS encoding bifunctional DNA primase/polymerase, which gives rise to MAIIDRQTPTLALAHALAAAERGLPVFPLSATKVPALRSPHRDGQRPAHCRGECGLPGHGVHDATTDPSAVRALFAAAPRATGYGIACGRAPHRLIGIDLDVDPAYGSDAAGSLRQLALQHLFTIPPTVTVLTPSGGRHLWLTGPADATVPNSAGRLAPGIDIRGSGGYLVGPGSVTAHGHYRLAPGTAHLTPAPCPRALLRLLTQPRRTAAPSATAGTPHAPGRRGEGLVQFVLAAHKGQRNTRLFWAACRAYEHGFGDALADALTAAAVRTGLPEDEARAAIASAARLTSGRDGEANGAA
- a CDS encoding ATP-binding protein, encoding MRHRQRIGRFPIQLSGASNPWRGEKEVSGVALVVAQEVPASSSMAIPHGPAGVGQARHRMREQLRGNGVSDTVVDDAVLILSELLSNACRHGRPLGRHAEVGDGDIRAAWRMDPAGALTVEVTDGGGPTRPAPSTPSVTARGGRGLNIISALAQEWGVRDDAPGEVTVWALVASEKPPGDGCGSSVATGTDTGAKGLRANGTGRRGVGEHRTGGLTGFEGLDFSDAFDDAS
- a CDS encoding trypsin-like peptidase domain-containing protein, producing the protein MSTENEGNEGNAAPNVPSVPSAPPVPADAPVRADSSGPADSAGRADASGPAADGPTPPTDPVRDAAPEPPATAHDTARLPVHDTGAPDSAPPAPGAGTPAPAAPAYAEAPRHDPTHQGAPAQGPSAPTPAYAQGAHPTPPQPSHGSPYGAAPDLPAGAASWPPPPPAVPSYAGGNAAHASGGVGNGGGHGPVWGAPVPPGLESPDHRSGRSRAGGLVAAVAVAALVAGGIGGALGFWAADRNGSGSSGSSTTVAASDTPKDLKRPAGTVAGVAAKALPSVVTIDAQGGDGEGGTGTGFVYDKEGHILTNNHVVASAAESGELSATFSDGKKYAAEVVGRAQGYDVAVLKLKSPPAGLTPLPLGNSEGVAVGDSTIAIGAPFGLSNTVTTGIISAKNRPVASGDGSSNKNSYMSALQTDASINPGNSGGPLLDATGAVIGINSAIQSTGGGLGQSQAGSIGLGFAIPVNQAKNVAEQLIKTGKPVYPVIGATVSMEEKTGGAAISTEGAGGTPAVTPNGPAAKAGLKGGDVITKFNDTVIDSGPTLIGEIWTRKPGEKVTLTYERDGKEATAEVTLGQREGDS